A genomic region of Desulfosarcina ovata subsp. ovata contains the following coding sequences:
- a CDS encoding sigma-54-dependent transcriptional regulator, whose translation MSRTRIMVVDDELIIRESLAGWLERDGHHVETAASGEDALEKLTAARFDIMLVDIKMEGMSGLDLLKIVNDRDLDTAVVMITAYGSIATAIEAMKRGAVEYLLKPFDPEEIGLLIEKIISRQEQERENAYLRDEVKQRTRFESMIGQSRAMQRIFDLINDVAPTDSTVLITGETGTGKGLAAKAIHTCSGRNRGPFVAVNCGAIPEHLMESELFGHQKGAFTDARETKKGRLEMADGGTLFLDEIGEVSMRMQIDLLRVLEDRVFYRVGGTQPLEADFRIIAATNSDLKKAIAEGTFREDLFYRLNVISLRMPALRERKEDIPLLCDQFLLRFSQETNKPIQKISRPAMDEMMLYDWPGNIRELENAIERAVVVGKTIQVMPEDLPIACIPEPGKPADHSLKSIEKHHIRQVLDDNDWNISNSARILGIDRSTLYSKIKRYHLQAPD comes from the coding sequence ATGAGTAGAACCCGGATCATGGTGGTGGACGACGAATTGATCATTCGGGAGTCGCTGGCCGGTTGGTTGGAACGGGACGGCCACCACGTGGAAACTGCCGCCAGTGGCGAAGATGCCCTAGAAAAATTGACTGCCGCCCGTTTTGACATCATGCTGGTGGACATCAAGATGGAAGGCATGAGCGGGCTCGATCTGCTGAAAATCGTCAATGATCGCGACCTGGATACCGCGGTGGTGATGATTACCGCCTATGGCTCTATCGCTACCGCTATCGAAGCCATGAAACGCGGGGCGGTGGAGTATCTGCTCAAGCCTTTCGACCCGGAAGAGATCGGCCTTTTGATCGAAAAAATTATTTCCCGTCAGGAACAGGAACGGGAGAATGCCTACCTGCGTGACGAAGTAAAACAGCGCACCCGCTTTGAGAGCATGATCGGCCAGTCCCGGGCCATGCAGCGGATTTTCGATCTGATCAACGATGTGGCCCCCACCGATTCCACCGTTTTGATTACCGGTGAAACCGGAACCGGGAAAGGGCTGGCGGCAAAGGCCATTCATACCTGCAGTGGCCGCAACCGGGGGCCTTTTGTGGCGGTCAACTGCGGGGCCATTCCCGAACACCTGATGGAGAGCGAACTGTTCGGCCACCAGAAAGGTGCGTTCACGGATGCGCGGGAAACCAAAAAAGGGCGTCTGGAAATGGCCGACGGGGGTACGCTTTTCCTGGACGAGATCGGCGAGGTCAGCATGCGGATGCAGATCGATCTGCTGCGCGTGCTGGAGGATCGTGTTTTTTACCGCGTGGGGGGCACCCAGCCGTTGGAGGCCGATTTTCGCATCATTGCCGCCACCAACAGCGATTTAAAAAAAGCCATTGCCGAGGGGACCTTTCGCGAGGATCTTTTTTACCGCCTCAACGTGATCTCGCTTCGCATGCCGGCCCTGCGTGAGCGCAAAGAGGACATCCCTCTGCTGTGTGACCAATTTTTGCTGCGCTTCAGCCAGGAGACCAACAAGCCGATCCAGAAAATATCCCGGCCGGCCATGGATGAAATGATGCTTTACGATTGGCCCGGAAATATCCGTGAACTGGAAAACGCCATCGAGCGGGCCGTGGTGGTCGGCAAGACGATCCAGGTGATGCCCGAGGACCTGCCGATTGCCTGTATTCCGGAACCGGGCAAGCCTGCCGACCACTCCCTGAAATCCATTGAAAAACATCATATCCGGCAGGTTCTTGACGACAACGACTGGAACATCTCAAACAGTGCCCGGATACTCGGCATTGACCGCTCAACCCTATACAGCAAGATTAAGCGCTACCATCTGCAGGCCCCCGATTGA
- a CDS encoding 4Fe-4S dicluster domain-containing protein: MTLLTIDKDHWTQGLAAAADHYRLFGPVKEKDQHQFKALEKGRLPDLDLVNTRLSPKDLVFPQSEIMLTYSLDESREDHHIMKEAHTDHAPRAVVGMRPCDARAIQLVKLNFDTPDVKDPYWLKAYEATTFIGMACDTPLSTCFCTSAGCGPYNAEGLDILMMDRGETYLAKIFTEKGKAFADTAGWNQATPEAAEAFVAAKEAAEAKMVSTISTDNLADTDLLDLHGAPFWDDIAFACLNCGTCTFTCPTCWCFDIQDEVQGKSGVRMKNWDSCMFPIFTVHTTGHNPRDTKTQRVRQRFMHKLKYFVDKYQTGIMCVGCGRCVRQCPVNIDIRRVCELMNSFKPADACVAQG, from the coding sequence ATGACGCTGCTAACGATTGACAAAGACCACTGGACGCAAGGATTGGCGGCTGCGGCGGATCATTACCGGCTGTTCGGGCCGGTCAAGGAGAAGGACCAGCACCAGTTCAAGGCGCTGGAAAAGGGCCGGCTCCCCGACCTGGACCTGGTGAACACCCGCCTGTCGCCCAAGGACCTGGTTTTTCCCCAGTCCGAAATCATGCTCACGTACTCGCTGGACGAATCCCGTGAGGACCACCATATCATGAAGGAGGCCCATACGGATCACGCCCCCCGGGCCGTGGTCGGCATGCGTCCCTGCGATGCCAGGGCGATTCAACTGGTCAAGCTCAACTTCGACACGCCGGATGTCAAGGACCCCTATTGGCTGAAGGCCTATGAGGCCACCACCTTCATCGGCATGGCCTGCGATACGCCGCTGTCCACCTGCTTCTGCACCTCTGCCGGATGCGGTCCGTACAACGCGGAGGGCCTGGACATCCTTATGATGGACCGGGGCGAGACCTACCTGGCCAAGATTTTCACCGAAAAGGGCAAGGCCTTCGCCGATACGGCCGGCTGGAACCAGGCCACCCCCGAGGCGGCCGAGGCGTTCGTGGCCGCCAAGGAAGCGGCCGAGGCGAAAATGGTCTCCACGATCAGTACGGACAACCTGGCCGATACCGACCTACTCGACCTGCACGGGGCGCCGTTCTGGGATGACATCGCCTTTGCCTGCCTCAACTGCGGCACCTGCACCTTCACCTGCCCCACCTGCTGGTGTTTCGACATCCAGGACGAGGTCCAGGGCAAATCCGGCGTGCGCATGAAAAACTGGGACAGCTGCATGTTTCCCATTTTCACCGTGCACACCACCGGCCACAATCCCCGGGACACCAAGACCCAGCGGGTACGCCAGCGCTTCATGCACAAACTCAAGTACTTTGTGGACAAGTACCAGACCGGCATCATGTGCGTGGGCTGTGGACGGTGCGTGCGTCAGTGCCCGGTCAATATCGATATCCGCCGGGTGTGCGAGTTGATGAACAGTTTCAAGCCAGCCGACGCCTGCGTTGCGCAGGGATGA
- a CDS encoding 4Fe-4S dicluster domain-containing protein translates to MSGYTEKMREIAGRLLGDCSVQMVIGFRKGTLPMMNEPCFVTNPEQVPSLVWDSNCGINLANYLTNRKEKIAVFAKGCDSRNIVNHIVENKIKRDQLHIVGVPCTGMIDKRKITGMVNGEILETTETEDTIKVRTAEAETLFDKREVLQQNCALCIHRNPVIFDEMVADPVAEQTDIDRYADVRKIEEMDSKEKWQFFDDLLSPCIRCYACRNACPLCYCPTCFVDESKPQWVGKGQDPIDVRTFHFLRAYHCAGRCTDCGACQRACPVGIDMRLLTRKLEKDCQEQFGWEAGLSLDQRPALDVYQTNDPGDFIK, encoded by the coding sequence ATGTCCGGATACACAGAAAAGATGAGGGAGATCGCCGGCCGGCTGCTGGGCGACTGCAGTGTCCAGATGGTCATCGGATTCCGCAAGGGGACCCTGCCCATGATGAACGAGCCGTGCTTCGTCACCAACCCCGAACAGGTCCCGTCGCTGGTCTGGGACAGCAACTGCGGGATCAACCTGGCCAACTACCTGACCAATCGAAAAGAGAAGATCGCCGTTTTCGCCAAGGGGTGCGATTCGCGCAACATCGTCAACCACATTGTCGAGAACAAGATCAAACGCGATCAGCTGCACATCGTCGGCGTGCCCTGCACGGGGATGATCGACAAGCGCAAGATCACCGGCATGGTGAACGGTGAGATCCTGGAGACCACCGAGACCGAAGACACCATCAAGGTGCGCACGGCGGAAGCGGAGACGCTTTTCGACAAACGCGAGGTGCTGCAGCAGAACTGCGCCCTGTGCATTCACCGCAACCCGGTGATCTTTGATGAGATGGTCGCCGATCCGGTGGCCGAGCAGACCGACATCGACCGCTACGCGGACGTCCGCAAAATCGAGGAGATGGATTCCAAGGAGAAGTGGCAGTTTTTCGATGACCTGCTCTCACCGTGCATCCGCTGCTACGCCTGTCGCAACGCCTGCCCGCTGTGCTACTGTCCGACCTGTTTCGTGGACGAATCCAAACCCCAGTGGGTGGGCAAGGGCCAGGATCCCATCGATGTGCGGACCTTCCATTTTTTGCGGGCCTACCACTGCGCCGGGCGCTGCACCGATTGCGGGGCCTGCCAGCGGGCCTGCCCGGTGGGCATCGACATGCGGCTGTTGACCCGCAAACTGGAAAAGGACTGCCAAGAGCAGTTCGGCTGGGAGGCCGGGCTCTCCCTGGATCAGCGTCCGGCCCTGGATGTCTACCAGACCAATGATCCGGGCGACTTTATTAAGTAG
- a CDS encoding archaemetzincin family Zn-dependent metalloprotease gives MTATFSRTVILSPIGHFDADILCAVEKMVRRSMGLPCRIQGLIDTIDFAWDAKRRQFHSTAILAQLSEQAPGDALKVLALTDRDLFIPILTHVYGEAQLGGLSCIVSTFRLASEISATGERRRYLARIVKECAHELGHTFDLRHCKDNQCLMHYCRSIADVDHKKDQFCRYCRVMLADGLKALDGHPDDTTFSRHTG, from the coding sequence TTGACTGCCACCTTCAGCCGAACGGTTATCCTTTCACCCATCGGCCATTTCGATGCCGATATCCTGTGCGCCGTCGAGAAAATGGTACGACGCTCAATGGGCCTGCCCTGCCGAATCCAAGGCCTGATCGATACTATCGACTTTGCCTGGGATGCCAAGCGCAGGCAATTCCATTCAACGGCGATCCTTGCGCAGTTGAGCGAACAGGCGCCGGGGGATGCCCTCAAGGTACTCGCATTGACCGATCGGGATCTGTTTATCCCGATTCTGACCCACGTTTATGGAGAGGCGCAGCTGGGGGGACTCAGTTGCATTGTGTCCACCTTTCGCCTGGCGTCCGAGATTTCAGCCACCGGCGAGCGGCGGCGTTATCTGGCACGCATCGTCAAAGAGTGTGCCCACGAACTGGGGCACACCTTTGATCTGCGGCACTGCAAGGACAATCAGTGTTTGATGCACTACTGTCGCAGCATCGCTGATGTCGACCACAAAAAGGACCAGTTCTGCCGCTATTGCCGCGTCATGCTGGCCGATGGGCTGAAGGCGCTTGATGGTCATCCCGATGATACAACATTTTCCCGGCATACAGGGTAA
- a CDS encoding FAD-dependent oxidoreductase, protein MATNTVGSVLVVGGGISGMQAALDLADSGYLVHVVEKSPAIGGVMSELDKTFPTNDCAMUIISPKLVEFGRHLNINLITCAEIKEIQGTEGNFTVTVDKGPRFIDPAKCTSCGDCAEACPVSLPDEYNQGLNFRKATYKRYAQAIPGAYAIQKADKAPCRLACPAGINVQGYVQMVGQGKYAEALKIIMDDLPLPGVLGRICPHGCEDACRRCEVDQPVAIRELKRLAADQVDPRTIEIPMAEKRGERVAIIGSGPAGLSAAYHLARRGILSTIYEALPKAGGMLRVGIPDHRLPPAILDQEIEIITNMGVELLTNTPLGNDLTVDSLFDQGFKAVYLALGAHKGITLGVPGEKAAGVRQGVDFLREVNLTGKAPVGKHVAIVGGGNVAIDVARSAVRLGAETVQIIYRRTRAEMPAWEEEIQAAETEGTEITYLAAPQEILSENGKVTGLRCIRMELGEPDASGRRRPVPVPGSEYDLEIDQLIPAIGQRPDLSSIEDVDGVGFTRWSTTEVDPVTYATGRPGVFSGGDLQSGPWVAIGAIAAGKEAAESIERYLDGADMAAGREPIERSEPVYRPVPEGEPIVARVKPRELEPAARKGNFNEVELGITPEAGQAEAARCLNCGYCCECYQCVEACGAGAVTLETHQEQRERIDLNVGSVILAPGFSPYDPSKLDFYGYGRHPNVITSMQFERLLSASGPTGGHVARPSDHKDPRKIAWFQCVGSRDQNRCKNEYCSSVCCMYAIKEAVIAKEHAGDDLDCAVFFMDMRTYGKDFERYYEGAKSQGVRFLRSKVHTIDSVPNSDDLSIRYVTESGEMQTETFDLVVLSVGLETSPEVVALAESLDVGLTPGNFCNTTTFAPVTSTRNGVYVCGAFQGPKDIPQAVVDASAAASAAGEMLSSARNTQTRTAEVIPEVNVLGERPRVGVFVCNCGINIAGVVDVPAVRDYAASLPFVEYVTDNMYTCSQDTQDSMTAIIREKNLNRVVVAACTPKTHEPLFQETLINAGLNKYLFEMVNIRNQDSWVHKNNPDIATQKAKDLVRMAVNKVALKEPLTETELTVGQATLVIGGGIAGMTAALSLARQGYDTHLVERTDQLGGQANSLFRTWKGEDIKSGLAELIVQVNAEERLHVHLNTELADVEGFVGNFKTVIRNGDAETAIDHGVAVVATGARELEPDEYRYGEDPRILTSLELDRKMLTDDAMLGTLNAAVFIQCVGSREPQRPYCSRVCCTHSIESALAIKTRNPDTNVYILYRDIRTYGERETLYKKARAAGVIFIRYNLENKPQVVRDGDRLAVRVTDHVLGFPLEITTDLITLAAAIVPYADERLAQYFKIPLNDDGFFVEKHAKLGPCEFATDGVFLCGLAHYPKSIDEAISQGKAAASRAVTLLAQEHIFTSGEVASVDPQMCSSCGVCVSICPYSAPSFIAADARMFAGRATINAALCKGCGLCVASCRSGAIHLSGFDNNQIFAMLDAI, encoded by the coding sequence ATGGCAACGAACACAGTTGGTTCCGTTTTGGTTGTTGGTGGAGGCATCTCCGGTATGCAGGCCGCATTGGATTTGGCCGATTCCGGGTATTTGGTTCACGTTGTAGAAAAATCTCCTGCCATCGGCGGGGTGATGAGTGAACTGGACAAGACCTTCCCCACCAATGACTGCGCAATGTGAATTATCTCCCCCAAACTGGTCGAGTTCGGCCGGCATCTCAACATCAATCTTATTACCTGTGCTGAAATAAAAGAGATTCAAGGAACCGAGGGCAATTTTACCGTTACCGTAGACAAAGGCCCCCGTTTTATCGATCCCGCCAAATGTACTTCTTGTGGAGATTGCGCCGAAGCCTGCCCGGTCTCCCTCCCCGACGAATACAATCAGGGGTTGAATTTCCGCAAAGCCACCTACAAGCGTTACGCCCAGGCCATCCCCGGTGCATACGCCATCCAGAAGGCCGACAAGGCGCCCTGCCGCCTGGCCTGTCCGGCGGGCATCAACGTCCAGGGGTACGTGCAGATGGTCGGCCAGGGCAAGTATGCCGAGGCCCTGAAGATCATCATGGACGACCTGCCCCTGCCCGGCGTGCTGGGGCGCATCTGCCCCCACGGCTGCGAGGACGCCTGCCGGCGCTGCGAGGTGGATCAGCCGGTGGCCATCCGCGAGCTCAAACGCCTGGCCGCCGACCAGGTCGATCCGCGCACCATCGAGATCCCCATGGCAGAAAAGCGCGGGGAACGCGTGGCCATCATCGGCAGCGGTCCGGCCGGTCTGAGTGCGGCCTATCATCTGGCCCGCCGGGGCATTTTGAGCACGATCTACGAGGCCCTGCCCAAGGCCGGCGGCATGCTGCGGGTGGGCATTCCGGATCACCGCCTGCCGCCAGCGATCCTGGACCAGGAGATCGAAATCATCACCAACATGGGGGTGGAACTTTTGACCAATACGCCCCTGGGCAACGACCTGACCGTGGACAGCCTTTTCGATCAGGGGTTCAAGGCGGTCTACCTGGCCCTGGGCGCCCACAAGGGCATCACCCTCGGGGTTCCCGGCGAAAAGGCCGCGGGCGTGCGCCAGGGTGTGGATTTCCTGCGTGAGGTCAACCTCACCGGCAAGGCACCGGTGGGCAAGCACGTGGCCATCGTCGGTGGCGGCAACGTGGCCATTGACGTGGCCCGCTCGGCCGTGCGCCTGGGCGCCGAGACAGTACAGATCATCTACCGCCGGACCCGTGCGGAGATGCCGGCCTGGGAAGAAGAGATCCAGGCCGCCGAGACCGAAGGGACCGAGATCACCTATCTTGCCGCTCCCCAGGAAATTCTTTCCGAAAACGGTAAGGTGACCGGCCTGCGCTGCATCCGCATGGAACTGGGCGAGCCGGACGCCTCGGGACGCCGCCGTCCGGTACCGGTACCGGGCAGTGAATACGACCTTGAGATCGACCAGCTGATCCCGGCCATCGGCCAGCGGCCGGACCTTTCCTCCATCGAGGATGTGGACGGCGTGGGATTCACCCGCTGGAGCACCACGGAAGTGGACCCGGTGACCTATGCCACCGGCCGGCCGGGCGTGTTTTCCGGCGGCGACCTGCAGAGCGGGCCCTGGGTGGCCATCGGCGCCATTGCCGCGGGCAAGGAGGCGGCCGAGTCCATCGAGCGCTACCTGGACGGTGCGGACATGGCCGCGGGCCGCGAGCCCATCGAGCGGTCCGAGCCGGTCTACCGTCCGGTGCCCGAGGGCGAGCCGATTGTAGCAAGGGTCAAGCCGCGCGAGCTGGAACCCGCGGCGCGCAAGGGCAACTTCAACGAAGTGGAACTGGGCATCACCCCCGAGGCCGGTCAGGCCGAGGCGGCGCGCTGCCTGAACTGCGGCTACTGCTGCGAGTGCTACCAGTGTGTTGAGGCCTGCGGCGCCGGCGCCGTGACCCTGGAAACGCATCAGGAACAACGCGAACGGATCGATCTCAATGTGGGATCGGTCATTCTGGCACCCGGGTTTTCCCCTTACGATCCGTCCAAGCTTGACTTCTACGGGTATGGCCGGCATCCCAACGTCATCACCAGCATGCAGTTCGAACGCCTGCTCTCTGCTTCCGGTCCCACCGGCGGCCATGTGGCCCGGCCTTCGGATCACAAGGATCCCCGGAAGATCGCCTGGTTCCAGTGCGTGGGTTCCCGCGACCAGAACCGCTGCAAGAACGAGTACTGCTCCTCGGTATGCTGCATGTATGCCATTAAGGAAGCGGTGATCGCCAAGGAGCACGCCGGCGACGATCTGGACTGCGCCGTCTTTTTCATGGACATGCGCACCTACGGGAAGGATTTCGAACGCTATTACGAAGGTGCGAAAAGCCAGGGGGTCCGGTTCCTGCGGTCCAAGGTGCATACCATCGACAGCGTACCGAACAGTGACGACCTCTCCATCCGTTATGTCACCGAAAGTGGTGAAATGCAGACGGAAACATTTGATTTGGTCGTTCTTTCCGTGGGGCTGGAGACCTCCCCCGAAGTGGTCGCCCTGGCCGAATCGCTTGACGTGGGACTCACTCCGGGCAATTTCTGCAACACCACGACCTTTGCTCCGGTAACCAGCACCCGCAACGGGGTTTACGTCTGTGGCGCGTTTCAGGGGCCCAAGGATATTCCCCAGGCCGTCGTGGATGCCAGTGCTGCGGCGTCTGCCGCCGGTGAAATGCTCAGTTCCGCGAGGAACACGCAAACCCGTACGGCCGAGGTGATACCCGAAGTGAACGTGCTCGGCGAGCGTCCCCGGGTGGGTGTTTTCGTCTGTAACTGCGGTATCAATATCGCCGGTGTGGTGGATGTTCCGGCGGTACGCGATTACGCGGCCAGCCTGCCGTTCGTGGAGTATGTCACCGATAATATGTACACCTGCTCCCAGGACACCCAGGACAGCATGACGGCCATCATCCGCGAGAAAAATCTCAACCGGGTAGTCGTGGCGGCTTGTACGCCAAAGACCCACGAGCCGCTGTTCCAGGAAACCCTGATCAATGCGGGGCTCAACAAATACCTGTTCGAAATGGTCAACATCCGCAACCAGGATTCCTGGGTGCATAAGAACAATCCCGATATTGCCACCCAGAAGGCCAAGGATCTGGTACGCATGGCCGTTAACAAAGTGGCCCTGAAGGAACCCTTGACCGAAACCGAACTGACCGTCGGCCAGGCCACACTGGTCATTGGTGGTGGGATCGCCGGTATGACCGCGGCATTGAGCCTGGCCCGCCAGGGGTATGATACCCATCTGGTGGAACGGACGGATCAGCTGGGAGGACAGGCCAACAGCCTTTTCCGCACCTGGAAAGGGGAGGACATAAAAAGCGGACTGGCCGAACTGATCGTCCAGGTGAATGCCGAAGAGCGGCTCCACGTGCACCTGAACACGGAGCTGGCCGATGTGGAAGGGTTTGTGGGCAACTTCAAAACCGTTATTAGAAATGGTGACGCCGAAACCGCCATCGACCATGGCGTCGCCGTGGTGGCCACCGGTGCCAGGGAGCTCGAACCCGATGAATACCGTTACGGTGAAGATCCGCGAATCTTGACCAGCCTGGAACTGGATCGCAAAATGCTGACCGACGATGCCATGCTGGGCACCCTCAACGCGGCGGTGTTCATCCAGTGCGTGGGCTCCCGGGAGCCCCAGCGGCCTTACTGCTCGCGCGTCTGCTGCACCCATTCCATCGAAAGCGCCCTGGCCATCAAGACGCGGAATCCGGATACCAACGTCTATATCCTCTACCGGGATATCCGGACTTACGGCGAACGGGAAACATTGTATAAAAAAGCCCGTGCGGCCGGTGTGATCTTCATCCGCTACAACCTGGAAAACAAACCCCAGGTGGTGCGCGACGGCGATCGGCTGGCAGTTCGCGTCACCGACCATGTGCTCGGCTTCCCCCTGGAAATCACCACGGACCTGATCACCCTGGCAGCGGCAATTGTTCCCTACGCCGACGAACGGCTGGCCCAGTATTTCAAAATTCCGCTCAACGACGATGGGTTTTTCGTGGAAAAACACGCCAAGCTGGGCCCCTGCGAATTCGCCACCGACGGGGTGTTCCTCTGCGGGTTGGCCCACTATCCCAAGTCCATCGACGAAGCCATCTCCCAGGGCAAGGCGGCAGCATCCCGGGCGGTGACGCTGCTGGCCCAGGAGCATATTTTTACCAGTGGCGAAGTCGCCTCGGTGGATCCGCAGATGTGCTCCAGTTGTGGGGTTTGCGTTTCCATCTGCCCCTACTCGGCACCCAGCTTCATCGCTGCCGATGCGCGTATGTTTGCCGGCCGGGCCACCATCAACGCGGCTCTGTGCAAAGGATGCGGTTTGTGTGTGGCCTCATGCCGCTCGGGTGCCATCCATCTCAGCGGATTTGACAACAATCAGATTTTTGCCATGCTCGATGCCATCTAA
- a CDS encoding ATP-binding protein, whose protein sequence is MMENGTVLINIALIGGGSYCEAVLKMTTLAFLQDQVNSRIVAVADADENAPGVRLARRWGLKIVSDYRQLYDPAYGIDLFILLDPDPDLLQRILETKPDRLRVLAYPAFDLFWRAFKSREKLVQQRSEEIQTILNGIQDLILVFTPDQEIVDANDAFLKYMGYEKQDVIGKKCYEVYHQTHQSCYGEENGCPLKSVIQNRLPAETIRTRTGPDGKVHYMEVSIHPIWEKGGKISRLIEISHDFTERRLQEEENRRRLEKMVDERTRQLQETHAKLLHQDKMASLGKLSASVVHEINNPIAGILNLILLMKRIMKEEKGDRDPELFERYLSLMEAETRRISRIISNLLTFSRQSKMEPGAQDINQLIEKTLVINENLLKIHNVKVKKTLDPGLPAVIGSADQLQQVFMNMVSNAAEAMESGRGGLLTIKSWCDEPAKTILVSFTDSGIGISPEYHDKLFEPFYTTKTKGKGVGLGLSVVYGIIKAHNGSITVDSRTGHGATFTIQLPLSLEPVSPSTKTER, encoded by the coding sequence ATGATGGAGAACGGCACGGTGCTCATCAACATTGCCTTGATCGGTGGTGGTAGTTATTGTGAAGCGGTGTTGAAGATGACTACGCTTGCTTTTCTTCAGGACCAGGTCAATTCCCGGATTGTCGCTGTGGCCGATGCAGATGAAAACGCTCCCGGCGTTCGCCTGGCCCGCCGCTGGGGGTTGAAGATCGTTTCCGATTACCGGCAGTTGTATGATCCTGCGTATGGCATTGACCTGTTTATTCTCCTCGACCCCGATCCCGATCTGCTGCAACGGATTCTGGAGACAAAGCCGGACCGCCTGCGGGTGCTCGCCTATCCGGCCTTCGACCTTTTCTGGCGGGCCTTCAAATCCAGGGAAAAACTGGTCCAGCAGCGTTCCGAGGAGATTCAGACCATTCTCAACGGAATCCAGGATCTGATTCTGGTATTTACCCCGGATCAGGAAATCGTCGATGCCAACGATGCGTTCCTCAAATATATGGGGTATGAGAAGCAGGACGTTATCGGGAAGAAATGCTACGAGGTTTACCACCAGACCCACCAGTCGTGTTATGGAGAAGAGAACGGTTGCCCGTTGAAAAGCGTGATCCAGAACCGGTTGCCCGCCGAGACCATTCGTACGCGCACCGGGCCCGACGGGAAAGTTCATTACATGGAAGTGTCCATTCATCCCATCTGGGAAAAGGGCGGCAAGATTTCACGGCTGATCGAGATCAGCCACGATTTCACCGAACGCCGGCTGCAGGAGGAAGAGAATCGGCGCCGGCTGGAGAAGATGGTTGACGAACGCACCCGGCAACTCCAGGAGACCCACGCCAAATTGCTCCATCAGGACAAGATGGCCTCCCTTGGCAAGCTTTCCGCTTCCGTGGTTCACGAAATCAACAATCCCATTGCCGGTATCCTGAATCTGATTTTGCTGATGAAGCGGATCATGAAGGAAGAGAAGGGGGACCGTGATCCCGAACTGTTTGAACGCTACCTGTCCCTCATGGAGGCGGAAACCCGCCGGATCAGCCGCATTATTTCCAATCTGCTGACATTCTCACGCCAGTCCAAAATGGAGCCCGGCGCCCAGGATATTAACCAGTTGATCGAAAAGACGCTGGTGATCAACGAAAACCTGCTGAAAATCCACAACGTCAAGGTGAAAAAAACGCTCGACCCGGGCCTGCCTGCGGTGATCGGGTCTGCCGATCAACTGCAGCAGGTGTTCATGAATATGGTGTCCAATGCTGCCGAGGCCATGGAATCGGGGAGGGGCGGCCTGCTGACGATCAAGAGCTGGTGTGATGAGCCGGCAAAGACGATTCTCGTCTCCTTCACTGACTCGGGGATCGGCATTTCCCCGGAGTACCATGACAAGCTCTTCGAGCCGTTTTACACGACAAAAACAAAAGGCAAGGGGGTCGGCCTGGGACTGAGTGTTGTCTATGGCATTATTAAAGCCCATAACGGCAGTATTACGGTCGATTCCCGGACGGGGCACGGCGCGACCTTTACGATTCAACTGCCGCTCTCCTTGGAGCCCGTTTCCCCTTCGACAAAAACGGAGCGATGA
- a CDS encoding hydrogenase iron-sulfur subunit — translation MSEWEPKIVAFLCNWCSYGAADLAGVSRMQYPSNVRIIRIPCTGRMSPKFALAALRNGADGVWVSGUHPGDCHYLEGNYYARRKFALFTNLMDYMGIEKDRLHMSWVSSAEATKFIDVVTRVTDAVRALGPNTRFVKHQAKVA, via the coding sequence ATGTCTGAATGGGAACCGAAGATCGTTGCCTTTCTGTGCAACTGGTGCAGCTACGGTGCCGCCGATCTGGCTGGTGTCAGTCGGATGCAGTATCCGTCCAACGTGCGCATCATCCGCATCCCGTGTACCGGCCGGATGAGCCCGAAATTTGCATTGGCGGCCCTGCGCAATGGTGCTGACGGGGTGTGGGTGTCCGGGTGACATCCGGGTGACTGCCATTACCTGGAAGGTAATTACTACGCCCGACGGAAATTTGCCCTGTTTACCAACCTGATGGATTACATGGGGATCGAAAAAGATCGCCTGCACATGTCGTGGGTGTCTTCGGCCGAAGCCACCAAATTTATCGATGTCGTGACCCGGGTAACCGACGCGGTTCGTGCCCTGGGTCCGAACACCCGTTTTGTCAAACACCAGGCGAAGGTAGCGTGA